The following are encoded together in the Cololabis saira isolate AMF1-May2022 chromosome 5, fColSai1.1, whole genome shotgun sequence genome:
- the LOC133444709 gene encoding uncharacterized protein LOC133444709 yields MARRECCVKSCGRSSHDFRGKKRQNGLTFHCFPTWRTNEGTGVSELTRRRRSAWVAAVAREDLSFSCIPSYMRVCSRHFHSGKPAYEKLDSDPDWVPSLHLGHDGGESTRAELLLESNWKKRKRLSTQRKPTEVSDAPPARLQAAEDCVVGRRNAAEPSWRELKSGLRSLLKAKSNLSQKTGEENRDDPAAETADVSFREFFRSALEASLEASIRARAQAKSQSSSQVNVPLDLEPLEGAPVTCEQSCSSSSSSSSSSSSISCLNCVRLERRIRELEGQLFALSLEQQYAANSEAPLRADEMLQDPREDEEHFQYELIEHRSPGEMVVYDEVQYEDEVDLGSESSSSTPTMSPTRSPTRCPTRSDSSSSSSPNENLFVPKARILRFKEEWLITFPFLRYSPSRNVMWCHVCRVHANEFQRRLALITGSRDFKKDSIVKHSNTLYHQKNLKHYSYEAALYSCEATASADYQLGEDDTKPPYPLELP; encoded by the exons ATGGCGAGGAGGGAGTGCTGCGTGAAGAGTTGCGGTCGCAGCTCGCACGACTTCCGCGGAAAGAAGCGCCAGAATGGCCTTACTTTCCACTGTTTCCCCACCTGGAGGACGAACGAAGGCACCGGCGTCTCGGAGCTGACGAGGCGGCGGCGGAGCGCCTGGGTGGCGGCCGTGGCCCGGGAGGACCTGTCGTTCAGCTGCATCCCGTCCTACATGAGGGTCTGCTCCAGGCACTTCCACTCAG GTAAACCAGCTTATGAGAAGCTGGACTCGGATCCAGACTGGGTCCCATCTCTGCACCTCGGTCATGATGGAGGGGAATCTACACGGGCCGAGCTTCTGTTGGAGTCAAactggaagaaaagaaaaaggctgtCAACACAGAGAAAACCAACCGAGGTGTCCGACGCTCCTCCTGCACGATTACAGGCAGCAGAAG ATTGTGTTGTCGGTCGCAGGAATGCAGCAGAACCTTCGTGGAGAGAACTTAAATCCGGGCTGCGGTCTCTTCTGAAGGCTAAATCAAACTTAAGCCAGAAAACTGGGGAGGAGAATCGTGACGATCCTGCTGCGGAGACGGCAGATGTCAGCTTCAGA GAGTTCTTCAGAAGTGCTCTGGAGGCGTCTCTGGAGGCCTCTATCAGAGCTAGAGCTCAGGCCAAGAGTCAGTCCTCATCTCAGGTCAACGTTCCACTGGACTTGGAGCCTCTGGAAGGAGCGCCTGTGACATGTGAACAGTCttgttcttcctcttcctcctcctcctcgtcctcctcatcCATCTCTTGTCTGAACTGTGTCCGTCTGGAGAGGAGGATTAGGGAGCTCGAGGGGCAGTTGTTTGCACTTTCGCTGGAACAGCAATACGCAGCGAACTCAGAGGCTCCATTGAGAGCAGACGAGATGCTGCAGGACCCGAGGGAGGACGAAGAACACTTTCAGTATGAAT TGATAGAGCATCGCTCGCCCGGTGAGATGGTTGTCTATGATGAAGTACAGTACGAAGATGAGGTGGATTTGGGTTCAGAGTCCAGTTCCTCTACCCCCACAATGTCCCCCACAAGGTCTCCCACAAGGTGTCCCACCAGGTCCgactcatcctcatcctccagcCCAAATGAGAACTTATTTGTCCCAAAGGCACGCATACTACGCTTCAAGGAGGAGTGGCTCATCACGTTCCCGTTCCTCCGGTATTCCCCCTCCCGCAATGTCATGTGGTGCCATGTGTGCCGCGTCCATGCAAACGAATTCCAGCGGCGCCTGGCGTTGATCACAGGCTCCAGGGACTTCAAGAAGGACAGCATTGTGAAACACAGCAACACCCTCTATCATCAAAAAAACCTGAAGCACTACAGCTATGAAGCAGCGCTTTATAGCTGTGAGGCGACGGCTTCAGCTGACTACCAGCTTGGAGAGGACGACACAAAACCTCCATACCCTCTTGAACT